The following proteins are co-located in the Acidobacteriota bacterium genome:
- a CDS encoding phosphate/phosphite/phosphonate ABC transporter substrate-binding protein, producing MSLYRKACAGSRLGLFTLTILSLLLGAFLFAPPASAEEPLRVVFIAYQNPDQLLEDVGPVTEYLESQLGTSVKAFTATDYAGVVEALRNQRADVGFMGPLQYVLAHQQAGAVPLLGEVYSGGASYHSRIFVRKDSGIRTEADLKGRTVAFTDPISSSGYLYPLEIFRDAGLIRQRDDAESFFGRIYFAGGDEQALRAVLNGFVDAAGIGQYSFSLLRPEERDQVRWIAESKPIPSHCVVVRKGLPAARVERLKQALLALEGGPQKHLLRSLYNVDGYVEVDHQTYAEVEKLARDHGFLPAGGR from the coding sequence ATGAGCCTGTATCGGAAAGCGTGCGCCGGGAGTCGGCTCGGCCTGTTCACCCTGACGATCCTCAGCCTACTGCTGGGGGCGTTCCTCTTCGCCCCGCCGGCGTCGGCGGAGGAGCCGCTGCGGGTGGTTTTCATCGCCTACCAGAATCCGGATCAGCTGCTCGAGGACGTGGGGCCGGTGACGGAATACCTGGAGAGTCAGTTGGGGACGAGCGTCAAGGCCTTTACCGCCACCGACTATGCCGGAGTGGTGGAGGCGCTACGCAACCAGCGCGCCGATGTGGGATTCATGGGCCCCCTGCAATACGTCCTCGCCCACCAGCAGGCGGGGGCGGTGCCGCTACTGGGTGAGGTCTACAGCGGTGGTGCCAGCTACCACTCGCGGATCTTCGTGCGCAAGGACAGCGGCATCCGCACCGAGGCGGATCTGAAGGGCCGCACCGTGGCCTTCACCGATCCCATTTCCTCTTCCGGCTATCTGTATCCATTGGAGATCTTCCGCGATGCCGGGCTGATTCGCCAGCGGGACGATGCCGAGAGCTTCTTCGGCCGCATCTACTTCGCCGGCGGTGACGAACAGGCCTTGCGGGCTGTGCTCAACGGTTTCGTCGACGCTGCCGGCATCGGCCAATATTCCTTCTCACTGTTGCGGCCGGAGGAGCGGGACCAGGTGCGCTGGATCGCCGAGTCCAAGCCCATCCCCAGCCATTGCGTGGTAGTGCGCAAGGGCCTGCCGGCGGCGAGGGTGGAGCGCTTGAAGCAGGCGCTGCTGGCTCTCGAAGGCGGTCCTCAAAAGCATCTGCTGCGCAGTCTTTACAACGTCGATGGTTATGTCGAGGTGGATCACCAGACCTACGCCGAGGTCGAAAAGTTGGCTCGGGACCACGGTTTTCTGCCCGCGGGAGGGCGCTGA
- a CDS encoding cytochrome c peroxidase — protein MFSTIGPNFPTHSSLPIPADLRGDSPIPRRFFLSLTSAFLLRGLLLGGLSLWGLAVWGLAALFWAPPAKAHIVPPEDLHPVVESYRRSAFLLSLQPVPWQQVASEMEAMGEGLAEIDGDTAETFRQQAEQVLPAMLAASGGGDEAVEVPSPQQQRQAARSLFRASTGAVADALTAALEAAGAQLGQPAASAHFETARRLWAAFEHEIRSADEPAYRELGACWLEMSSALGSSGVLGAGVLAPQPEIFRAEAAELTGYLDRSFGDRFAPQARGMLMPLPAHSPTFDAAARVPPRLPPGSQINKQLPRPRQILNMAERGVDERETPLIALGDMAFDSPFVFGEPARSMGISCNTCHNKSITNPDLFIPGLSERPGGLDVSNSFFAPHANNGHFDHLDTPDLRGLRFTAPYGRNGRFESLRDFTRNVIVNEFNGPEPDPTLLDGLVAYMLEFDFLPNPMLRPDGSLAETAPAAARRGEELFHRSFPQMGNRSCATCHVPSDHFLDRRRHDLGSVTGTGPDSRDRALDTPTLLGIVYSPPYFHDGRLPTLEAVVGWFDEHYELNLEPRQRADLTAYLETVGGGTDAYENTVYTLEAELEEFSFFLSTLDFLRARGKAELVATTLETVAFELNAHKWDVQDDSQLPVLDRMVELVDEAAEAHRKGDGEALDARLAEYHRLYEEHREVLR, from the coding sequence ATGTTCTCAACCATCGGCCCCAATTTTCCGACCCACTCCAGCCTTCCCATTCCAGCCGATCTGCGGGGGGATTCTCCAATTCCTCGCAGATTCTTCCTGAGCCTCACCTCGGCCTTCCTTCTCCGGGGGTTGCTCCTCGGAGGGTTGTCCCTGTGGGGGTTGGCTGTCTGGGGTTTGGCGGCCTTGTTCTGGGCGCCGCCGGCGAAGGCTCATATCGTTCCACCGGAAGACCTCCATCCGGTGGTGGAGAGCTATCGCCGGAGCGCTTTCCTGTTGTCTCTGCAGCCGGTTCCCTGGCAGCAGGTGGCGTCGGAGATGGAAGCGATGGGAGAGGGACTGGCGGAGATTGACGGGGACACCGCCGAGACTTTCCGGCAGCAGGCCGAGCAGGTCTTGCCGGCAATGCTGGCAGCTTCCGGCGGCGGCGACGAGGCCGTCGAGGTGCCCTCCCCGCAGCAGCAGCGGCAAGCGGCCCGAAGCCTCTTCAGGGCTTCCACCGGCGCTGTCGCCGATGCGCTCACCGCAGCATTGGAGGCCGCCGGGGCGCAGCTGGGGCAGCCCGCCGCGTCGGCCCATTTCGAAACCGCCCGGCGGCTGTGGGCGGCCTTCGAGCACGAGATCCGTTCCGCCGACGAGCCGGCCTATCGCGAGCTCGGCGCTTGCTGGCTGGAGATGTCCAGCGCCCTGGGAAGCTCCGGCGTCCTCGGGGCCGGGGTGCTGGCGCCGCAGCCGGAGATCTTCCGCGCCGAGGCCGCCGAGCTGACGGGATATCTGGATCGCAGTTTTGGCGACCGCTTCGCGCCGCAAGCGCGCGGGATGCTCATGCCCTTGCCGGCCCACAGCCCAACCTTCGACGCCGCCGCGCGGGTGCCCCCGCGGCTGCCGCCGGGTAGCCAGATCAACAAGCAGCTGCCGCGGCCGCGGCAGATCCTCAACATGGCGGAGCGCGGCGTGGACGAGCGGGAAACGCCCCTCATCGCCCTCGGTGACATGGCTTTCGACAGCCCCTTCGTCTTCGGCGAGCCGGCCCGTTCCATGGGCATCAGCTGCAACACCTGCCACAACAAGAGCATCACCAACCCGGATCTCTTCATCCCTGGCCTCTCCGAGCGCCCCGGCGGGCTGGACGTGAGCAATAGCTTCTTCGCTCCCCACGCCAACAACGGCCATTTCGATCACCTCGATACGCCGGATTTGCGGGGCCTGCGCTTTACCGCTCCCTACGGCCGCAACGGTCGCTTCGAGTCGTTGCGGGACTTCACCCGCAACGTCATCGTCAACGAATTCAACGGCCCGGAGCCGGATCCCACCCTGCTCGACGGCCTGGTGGCCTACATGCTCGAATTCGACTTCCTGCCCAACCCCATGCTGCGCCCCGACGGCTCGTTGGCGGAGACGGCGCCGGCGGCGGCGCGGCGGGGCGAGGAGCTCTTCCACCGCTCCTTCCCGCAGATGGGCAATCGCTCCTGCGCCACCTGCCACGTGCCGTCGGATCATTTCCTCGATCGCCGGCGCCATGACCTCGGCAGCGTCACCGGCACCGGCCCCGACTCCCGGGACCGCGCTCTGGACACCCCGACGCTGCTGGGCATCGTCTATTCGCCGCCCTACTTCCACGATGGCCGTCTGCCGACCTTGGAGGCGGTGGTAGGTTGGTTTGACGAGCACTACGAGCTGAACCTGGAACCCCGGCAGCGGGCGGACCTCACCGCCTACTTGGAGACCGTCGGCGGCGGCACCGACGCCTACGAAAACACGGTGTACACCCTGGAGGCAGAGCTCGAAGAGTTCTCCTTCTTCCTCTCGACGCTGGATTTCCTCCGCGCCCGCGGCAAGGCGGAGCTGGTGGCCACCACGCTGGAGACCGTTGCCTTTGAGCTCAACGCTCATAAATGGGACGTTCAGGACGACTCTCAGCTGCCGGTTCTCGACCGCATGGTGGAGCTGGTGGACGAAGCCGCCGAGGCTCACCGCAAGGGGGATGGGGAGGCTTTGGATGCCCGGCTGGCGGAGTACCATCGGTTGTATGAAGAGCATCGGGAGGTGCTGCGATGA
- a CDS encoding tetratricopeptide repeat protein codes for MLKTVLSKPPMLQRSISPNFAPVLAAIVALALLAGTPVLAAGTKKPKDAGEDAMALYEKGKQASDAGEFEKALGIFEKAYEMEQENPDILNMLAYTQRKNGKIDQAIENYHRALKLRPKFPEAREYLGEAYIQAALREIETLESYGEEADHELEELVEALKAAAAGL; via the coding sequence ATGTTGAAAACTGTCCTTTCCAAGCCCCCCATGTTGCAGCGTTCCATATCCCCGAACTTCGCCCCGGTGCTCGCCGCCATCGTCGCCCTCGCTTTGCTCGCCGGCACTCCGGTCCTGGCCGCCGGGACCAAGAAGCCCAAGGACGCTGGCGAAGACGCCATGGCTCTCTACGAGAAGGGCAAGCAGGCTTCCGACGCCGGTGAGTTCGAAAAGGCCCTGGGAATCTTCGAGAAGGCCTACGAGATGGAACAGGAGAATCCGGACATCCTCAATATGCTCGCCTACACCCAACGCAAGAACGGCAAGATCGATCAGGCCATCGAAAACTACCACCGCGCCCTGAAGCTGCGGCCGAAGTTTCCCGAGGCTCGGGAGTACCTCGGCGAGGCCTATATCCAGGCCGCTCTGCGCGAGATCGAAACCCTCGAGAGTTACGGCGAAGAAGCGGACCATGAGCTCGAGGAGTTGGTAGAAGCCCTCAAGGCAGCGGCAGCCGGTCTCTAA